A window of Ananas comosus cultivar F153 linkage group 4, ASM154086v1, whole genome shotgun sequence contains these coding sequences:
- the LOC109709042 gene encoding dnaJ protein ERDJ2: protein MAASEENSSLFLIFILTMIALPLVPYTLVRLYRAATQKKKTIHCRCSECSRSGKYRKSIYKRISNFSTYTNLTILLLWVIMVILVYYIKHISREVQPFEPYNILGLEPGASESDIKKSYRRLSILYHPDKNPDPEAHKYFVEFISKAYQALTDPVSRENYEKYGHPDGRQGLKMGIALPQFLLNIDGASGGVLLLGIVGVCILLPLMIAVIYLSRSSKYTGNYVMHHTLSTYYYFMKPSLAPSKVMDVFIKAAEYMEMPVRRSDDEPLQKLFVAVRSELNLDLKNIRTEQAKFWKQHPSLVKMELLVQAHLTREPITLSPPLQRDYKHMLELAPRLLEELMKIALLPRNPHGHGWLRPAIGVVELSQNIIQAVPLSAKKATAGNSEGIAPLLQLPHITEATVKKIVRKKVRTLQELRDMKVEERAELLTQTGGLSAAEAQDVELVLEMIPTLTLDVTCETEGEEGGIQEGDVVTMYAWVSLKRGNGLTAALPHTPYFPFNKEENFWVLLADPVSNGVWLSQKLSFMDETAAITAASKAIQETKEALGASAKEIGVAVREAVEKVKSGCRLVMGKFQAPAEGSYNLTAYCLCDAWIGCDTKTGYKLKVAKRSRAGTRGVHAAAEEGAAAAAAAEDGNEEEEEEEEEEYDDDYESEYSDDEEDDQKKKKGGSKAAAANGSSRGHQNGAAASGSEDEGEGDDE, encoded by the exons ATGGCTGCTTCAGAGGAAAACAGCTCTCTTTTCCTCATTTTCATCCTAACCATGATTGCGCTACCTTTGGTGCCTTATACACTAGTAAGGTTATACCGTGCCGCAACTCAAAAGAAGAAGACTATTCATTGCCGTTGTTCTGAATGCTCACGTTCAGGGAAGTACCGAAAATCCATTTACAAGCGG ATCTCAAATTTCTCGACATATACCAATCTGACAATTCTGCTACTTTGGGTTATTATGGTGATCCTGGTTTACTACATCAAACATATAAGCCGCGAG GTTCAACCATTTGAGCCATATAATATTCTTGGATTAGAGCCCGGAGCTTCAGAGTCTGACATAAAGAAGTCATACCGCAGGCTATCAATTTTGTATCATCCTGATAAGAATCCTGATCCAG AGGCCCACAAGTACTTCGTAGAGTTTATATCCAAGGCATATCAGGCTTTGACCGATCCCGTATCTCGCGAAAATTACGAAAAATACGGTCATCCTGATGGGCGACAG GGGCTTAAAATGGGAATTGCTTTACCCCAATTCTTGCTGAATATAGATGGAGCATCGGGAGGAGTACTTCTTCTGGGGATTGTTGGAGTTTGCATTCTCTTGCCCTTGATGATAGCAGTCATATATTTATCCAGGTCATCGAAATATACAGGCAATTACGTCATGCATCACACTTTGTCAACATACTACTACTTCATGAAACCTTCTCTGGCACCAAG CAAAGTTATGGATGTCTTCATAAAGGCTGCTGAGTATATGGAAATGCCGGTGCGTCGAAGTGACGATGAACCCCTCCAGAAGCTGTTTGTTGCAGTTAGAAGTGAGTTGAATCTAGACTTGAAGAACATCAGGACAGAACAAGCAAAGTTTTGGAAGCAACATCCATCTCTTGTTAAG ATGGAATTATTGGTTCAGGCTCATTTAACTCGTGAACCGATCACTTTGTCACCACCTCTACAACGAGACTATAAACACATGCTTGAACTCGCACCTCGTCTTCTGGAGGAGCTAATGAAG ATAGCTTTATTGCCCCGCAATCCTCATGGACATGGATGGCTCAGGCCTGCAATTGGAGTGGTTGAACTTTCACAAAATATTATCCAG GCTGTTCCTCTCAGTGCAAAAAAAGCGACTGCAGGAAATTCAGAAGGCATTGCACCCCTTTTGCAGCTCCCTCATATCACCGAGGCAACTGTCAAAAAAATCGTCCGCAAG AAGGTCCGCACATTGCAAGAACTACGGGACATGAAAGTTGAGGAGCGTGCCGAGCTGCTAACTCAGACCGGGGGTCTCTCTGCTGCAGAAGCACAAGATGTAGAGCTCGTATTAGAGATGATCCCTACACTGACGCTTGATGTCACATGCGAAACCGAAGGCGAAGAAGGCGGCATACAAGAGGGCGATGTCGTCACAATGTATGCATGGGTCTCTCTCAAGCGCGGCAACGGCCTCACTGCCGCCCTCCCCCACACCCCTTACTTTCCTTTTAACAAGGAAGAGAACTTCTGGGTGCTCCTCGCCGACCCTGTATCTAATGGAGTTTGGCTCTCCCAGAAGCTCAGCTTCATGGACGAAACCGCCGCCATTACTGCCGCATCTAAAGCAATTCAGGAAACAAAAGAGGCTCTGGGTGCGAGTGCCAAGGAAATAGGCGTCGCTGTTAGAGAGGCCGTTGAGAAGGTAAAGAGTGGGTGTAGACTAGTGATGGGTAAGTTTCAGGCCCCTGCTGAGGGAAGCTACAATTTGACTGCATACTGTCTGTGTGATGCGTGGATCGGGTGCGACACGAAGACTGGATATAAGCTCAAGGTTGCAAAGCGGAGCCGTGCAGGGACGAGGGGGGTCCATGCGGCTGCCGAAGAAGGGGCGGCTGCTGCGGCTGCCGCGGAGGACGGGAacgaggaagaagaggaagaggaagaggaagagtaTGATGATGATTACGAGAGCGAGTATAGTGATGATGAGGAAGATgatcagaagaagaagaagggtggtAGCAAGGCTGCTGCCGCCAACGGATCCTCTCGGGGTCATCAAAATGGCGCTGCTGCGTCTGGCAGCGAagacgaaggcgaaggcgaCGATGAGTGA
- the LOC109709692 gene encoding pentatricopeptide repeat-containing protein At3g46870-like yields the protein MALSSLLNPNLFLVPSSLSPLHSPSTRSLAITCGPRDNRGPLQRGRTLSTEAILAVQALKRAALSGDGAVPSPAAAAAALGRLLKPDLLAALAELQRQGRWRLALVVFAAARRETWYTNPDFSLYAEMASAMARGAAAAEEIDALVAELLEEKEGSGGFSPSDDVWKLTRLVRVLIAAGRGEAVRDLYKRMKRGGCVGDEYLFRVLIRGLRRLGEGEAAGEVERDFDEWYEGGIITETLPV from the coding sequence atggcgCTTTCCTCTCTCTTAAACCCTAACCTCTTCCTCgtcccctcctccctctcccctctACACTCCCCCAGTACTCGCTCCCTCGCCATCACATGCGGGCCCCGCGACAACCGCGGCCCCCTCCAGCGCGGCCGCACCCTCAGCACCGAGGCCATCCTCGCCGTCCAGGCCCTCAAGCGCGCCGCCCtctccggcgacggcgccgtcccctccccggccgccgccgccgccgccctcggccGCCTCCTCAAGCCCGACCTCCTCGCCGCGCTGGCCGAGCTCCAGCGCCAGGGCCGGTGGCGCCTCGCCCTCGTCGTCttcgccgccgcgcgccgcgaGACCTGGTACACCAACCCCGACTTCTCCCTCTACGCCGAGATGGCCTCCGCCATGGCCcggggcgccgccgccgccgaggagaTCGACGCCCTGGTGGCGGAGCTGCTCGAGGAGAAGGAGGGGAGCGGGGGGTTCTCCCCCTCGGACGACGTGTGGAAGCTCACGCGGCTCGTTAGGGTTTTGATCGCAGCGGGGAGAGGGGAGGCGGTGAGGGATCTCTACAAGCGGATGAAGAGAGGGGGTTGCGTCGGGGACGAGTACttgtttagggttttgatccgAGGGTTGAGGAGATTGGGGGAGGGGGAAGCTGCGGGTGAGGTGGAGAGGGACTTCGACGAGTGGTACGAAGGCGGTATTATTACGGAGACGCTACCTGTTTGA
- the LOC109709388 gene encoding isovaleryl-CoA dehydrogenase, mitochondrial, giving the protein MQRLSSSPLRAAAALLHKRRRCPQSASAAPFSTSLLFDDTQKQFKESVHQFARESIAPHAAKIDATNQFPKDVNLWKLMGDFNLHGITAPEEYGGLGLGYSYHCIAMEEISRASGSVGLSYGAHSNLCINQLVRHGSSAQKQKYLPKLISGEHVGALAMSEPNAGSDVVSMKCKADKVDGGYVLNGNKMWCTNGPVAQTLVVYAKTDISAGSKGITAFIIEKGMPGFSTAQKLDKLGMRGSDTCELVFENCFVPEENILGQEGKGVYVMMSGLDLERLVLAAGPIGLMQSCLDVAVPYVRQREQFGRPIGEFQFIQGKLADMYTALQSSRAFVYSVARECDSGNVNSKDCAGVILFAAENATQVALQAIQCLGGNGYVNEYPTGRLLRDAKLFEIGAGSSEIRRMIIGRALFKEE; this is encoded by the exons ATGCAGAGGCTCTCATCGTCGCCGCTCCGAGCTGCGGCGGCGCTCCTCCACAAGCGGCGTCGGTGTCCGCAGAGCGCAAGCGCCGCCCCGTTCTCCACCTCCCTCCTCTTCGACGATACCCAGAAGCAG TTCAAAGAGAGTGTTCATCAGTTCGCGCGAGAAAGCATTGCTCCCCATGCAGCAAAAATTGATGCAACAAATCAATTCCCAAAG GATGTTAACTTGTGGAAGCTCATGGGAGATTTCAATCTCCACGGGATCACCGCGCCAG AGGAATATGGAGGGCTCGGTCTCGGCTACTCATACCACTGTATAGCAATGGAGGAAATTAGTCGTGCTTCTGGATCAGTCGGCCTTTCTTACGGCGCCCATTCGAACCTTTGCATCAACCAATTG GTGCGGCATGGGAGCTCTGCGCAAAAACAGAAGTACCTTCCGAAG CTAATCAGTGGGGAGCATGTAGGGGCACTAGCAATGAGTGAACCTAATG CTGGTTCTGATGTCGTCAGTATGAAATGCAAAGCTGATAAAGTTGATGGCGGTTATGTTCTGAACGGTAATAAGATGTGGTGCACTAATGGCCCGGTGGCTCAAACATTG GTTGTTTATGCAAAGACAGATATATCTGCTGGGTCCAAAGGAATAACTGCATTTATAATTGAGAAAGGGATGCCGGG ATTCAGTACTGCCCAGAAATTGGACAAACTTGGTATGCGAGGGAGCGACAC ATGCGAGCTTGTGTTTGAGAATTGTTTCGTACCTGAAGAAAACATACTTGGTCAGGAAGGGAAAG GAGTTTATGTCATGATGTCGGGGTTAGATTTGGAGAGGCTCGTTTTGGCTGCAGGCCCCATCGGCCTCATGCAGTCATGCCTTGATGTTGCTGTTCCCTATGTTCGCCAGAGAGAACAGTTTGGCCGTCCAATTGGTGAATTTCAGTTCATACag GGAAAATTGGCTGATATGTACACTGCCTTGCAGTCATCAAG AGCATTCGTGTACTCTGTTGCTCGGGAATGTGACAGTGGAAATGTCAACTCGAAG GATTGCGCAGGAGTTATCCTTTTTGCTGCTGAAAACGCTACTCAAGTGGCTCTTCAG GCAATACAATGCCTTGGTGGCAATGGGTACGTTAACGAGTACCCAACTGGTCGCCTTCTGAGAGATGCTAAACTATTCGAGATTGGTGCGGGCAGTAGTGAGATACGAAGAATGATCATCGGCCGTGCGCTCTTCAAAGAAGAATGA
- the LOC109709387 gene encoding probable serine/threonine-protein kinase PBL25, translating to MSCFSCFTSGEKKAKKIGSKREASTAPVFVSKRESELPKKPENPVQRASPERTAKRESGNGNIAAQIFTFRELATATKNFRSDCLIGEGGFGRVYKGRLANTKQVVAVKQLDKNGLQGNKEFLVEVLMLSLLHHPNLVKLIGYCADGDQRLLVYEYMPLGSVEDHLLEISTDQKPLSWYYRMKIAFGAAKGLEYLHEKANPPVIYRDLKSSNILLDEEYNPKLSDFGLAKLGPVGDKVHVSSRVMGTYGYCAPEYARAGELTVKSDVYSFGVVLLELITGRKAIDTTRPADEQILVNWAQPMFKEQKRYIELVDPLLEGDYPERGLNQAVAVAAMCLQEEASVRPLMTDVVVALSFLTASSVDHNGTSILQSQFQTLEVSNQSDDSKREEESAIERERAVAQAIEWGSNSRRNQRSQNESGLL from the exons ATGAGCTGCTTCTCTTGTTTCACGTCGGGCGAGAAGAAGGCGAAGAAGATCGGCTCGAAGAGGGAGGCGTCGACGGCGCCAGTGTTCGTCTCGAAGAGGGAGAGTGAATTGCCCAAAAAACCTG AGAACCCTGTACAAAGGGCTTCACCAGAAAGAACAGCGAAAAGAGAATCCGGCAATGGGAACATCGCTGCGCAGATATTTACATTCCGAGAGCTCGCGACGGCTACAAAGAATTTCCGGTCCGACTGCCTTATTGGTGAAGGAGGTTTCGGAAGAGTTTACAAAGGGCGCCTTGCCAACACTAAGCAG GTTGTAGCTGTGAAGCAACTGGACAAGAATGGCTTGCAAGGTAACAAGGAATTTCTCGTAGAAGTTCTGATGCTCAGCCTGCTGCACCATCCCAACCTAGTCAAGCTTATTGGATATTGCGCGGATGGAGACCAAAGGCTTCTGGTTTATGAGTACATGCCCCTGGGTTCAGTTGAAGACCATCTGCTTG AAATTTCTACTGATCAGAAGCCATTAAGCTGGTATTACAGAATGAAAATAGCTTTTGGTGCTGCTAAGGGCCTGGAATACCTTCACGAAAAGGCTAACCCGCCTGTGATTTACCGCGACCTTAAATCGTCAAATATCTTACTCGATGAAGAATATAATCCAAAGCTTTCTGATTTTGGGCTCGCCAAGCTTGGTCCCGTCGGAGACAAAGTGCACGTATCCTCGAGGGTGATGGGAACTTACGGTTACTGTGCGCCAGAGTATGCAAGAGCCGGCGAATTAACTGTGAAGTCGGATGTATATAGCTTTGGAGTTGTCTTGCTTGAGCTAATTACTGGAAGAAAAGCTATTGACACCACTCGACCGGCCGACGAGCAGATTCTTGTAAATTGG GCACAACCCATGTTCAAAGAGCAGAAGCGGTACATCGAGCTCGTCGATCCGCTCCTAGAAGGGGACTACCCGGAGAGGGGCCTGAATCAAGCGGTAGCAGTGGCTGCGATGTGCCTTCAAGAGGAGGCCTCCGTCCGTCCTTTAATGACCGACGTCGTGGTGGCCCTGAGTTTCCTCACGGCGTCCTCCGTTGATCACAACGGAACCTCGATTCTTCAGTCTCAGTTCCAAACCTTAGAAGTTTCTAATCAAAGTGATGATAgtaagagagaagaggagagcgCCATCGAGCGTGAGCGTGCCGTCGCGCAGGCCATCGAATGGGGCTCTAATTCGAGACGCAACCAGAGATCCCAGAATGAAAGTGGTTTGTTGTGA
- the LOC109709046 gene encoding uncharacterized protein LOC109709046, which yields MAAAAAAAAAGGGGGGTMTWHEELASLVGDTGIRYSAAYGMDAAAGEAEVEEERDDGDLRGRVLGEVEGFYRYDGGAVVVGEEREIGDLRGRVLGDGFYRYDGVAAVAASATVVAEEAVAEESLKDQVKGFLSSTGEMLRELGKGCWDIAQQSLEGAEDTYVVKKIRGPAAAAAERLSFLNEYLPEDRDPTHAWPVVIGVFLLALTVLNVNTRSEASVQPPKKLYISPPSANRIQLPDGRYLAYEEQGIPPERARFSLIAPHSFLSSRLAGIPGVKASLLEEFGVRLITYDLPGFGESDPHPGRNLSSSAFDMLHLADAVGVMDKFWVVGYSSGGMHAWAAVRYIPDRLAGVAMFAPMVNPYDSGMTKEERHKTWEKWTAKRKVMYVLARRFPSLLGFFYRRSFLSGKQGQPERWLSLSVGKKDKSLLEDPIYTEFWEKDVAESVRQGDTRPFVEEAMLQVFNWGFSLSDIQVQKQQDGKGLLSWLKSLYIQVEREWVGFLGPIHIWQGMDDRVVPPSVTEYVRRVVPGATVHRLLGEGHFSYFCFCDECHRQIFSTLFGIPQGPLTLASEADELSPPEPPEPEEYFEETMLYNSTEDSTEEE from the exons CACCGGGATCCGATACTCCGCCGCGTACGGAATGgacgcggcggcgggggaggcggaggtggaggaggagagggacgATGGGGATCTGAGAGGTAGGGTTTTGGGGGAGGTGGAGGGGTTCTACAGGTACGATGGTGGTGCGGTGGTGGtgggggaggagagggagatcggGGATCTGAGAGGTAGGGTTTTGGGGGACGGGTTTTATAGATACGACGGAGTTGCTGCGGTGGCGGCGTCGGCGacggtggtggcggaggaggcggtggcggaggagagcTTGAAGGATCAGGTGAAGGGGTTCTTGTCGTCGACGGGGGAGATGCTGCGGGAGCTCGGGAAGGGGTGTTGGGACATCGCGCAGCAGAGTTTGGAGGGTGCGGAGGACACGTACGTCGTCAAGAAGATCCGGGGGcctgcggcagcggcggcggagaggctCAGCTTCTTGAACGAGTACCTGCCCGAGGATCGGGATCCCACGCACGCGTGGCCTGTCGTCATCGGCGTCTTCCTCCTCGCACTCACAG TATTAAATGTAAATACGAGAAGTGAGGCTTCAGTTCAACCACCGAAGAAACTGTACATAAGTCCTCCCAGTGCTAACCGAATTCAACTTCCTGATGGAAGGTATCTGGCTTATGAGGAGCAAGGTATCCCCCCTGAGAGGGCTAGGTTTTCTCTGATTGCCccacattcttttctttcttcgcGACTAGCAG GAATACCCGGCGTTAAAGCGTCTCTATTGGAAGAATTTGGTGTCCGATTGATTACTTACGACCTTCCTGGTTTTGGCGAAAGTGATCCTCATCCTGGAAGAAACCTCAGTTCATCTGCTTTCGATATGCTTCATTTAGCAGATGCTGTTGGGGTCATGGACAAGTTCTGGGTGGTAGGCTATTCAAGCGGGGGAATGCATGCATGGGCAGCTGTTCGTTATATTCCTGACAGACTGGCAG GTGTAGCCATGTTTGCACCAATGGTGAATCCATATGACTCCGGCATGACCAAAGAAGAGAGGCATAAAACATGGGAGAAGTGGACCGCAAAAAGGAAAGTCATGTATGTTTTGGCTCGGAGGTTTCCTTCGCTTCTTGGTTTCTTCTACCGACGAAGCTTCCTCTCTGGAAAACAAGGTCAGCCAGAAAGGTGGTTATCATTGTCTGTAGGGAAGAAG GACAAATCTTTATTGGAAGATCCTATCTATACTGAGTTCTGGGAAAAGGATGTCGCAGAATCAGTTCGCCAGGGGGACACAAGACCGTTTGTGGAAGAAGCCATGTTACAAGTTTTTAACTGGGGCTTCAGCCTCTCCGACATCCAAGTGCAGAAGCAGCAAGACGGAAAAGGCCTGCTATCATGgctcaagtccttgtacattcaGGTCGAACGCGAGTGGGTCGGATTTCTTGGCCCAATACACATCTGGCAG GGGATGGATGATCGGGTGGTGCCGCCATCTGTGACCGAATACGTGCGGCGCGTGGTCCCCGGAGCGACGGTACACAGATTACTTGGCGAAGGCCACTTCTCGTACTTTTGCTTCTGCGATGAGTGCCACAGGCAGATATTCTCGACTCTCTTCGGCATTCCGCAAGGCCCTCTCACACTAGCATCGGAAGCGGATGAATTGTCACCGCCAGAACCGCCAGAACCAGAAGAGTACTTCGAAGAAACAATGCTGTATAACTCCACCGAAGACTCCACTGAAGAGGAATGA